In one window of Tumebacillus algifaecis DNA:
- a CDS encoding HD-GYP domain-containing protein translates to MRHVAIDMVQAGNVLARSIYTADGRPLLNTDVQLTVGMISTLRRLGVTMIYIQDKRFQDVVVEEVVSEETRREALGNLSIAVQCIQGGNEFDSKMMSQTTSGIIDELIKNRKVLVNLTDIRTVDNRLFVHSLNVCILSVVVGIAMRFNRAQLSDLAVGALLHDIGKVEVPDTEKKQEESDMPKGLSNDEKHTWRGYKRLRKKNDISIVAAHCALQHHEFIDGSGFPRGLKEEEIHLFARIVAVANEFDNLISGDEDRLPMLPHEATEYLMSLAGKQFDHEVVIQFLRAVAVFPTGMSVRLDTGQIGVVVGQHKGLPTRPVVRVFTKEDGDWDSHNVKEVDLAQETTVFIKKVLQE, encoded by the coding sequence ATGCGCCATGTAGCGATTGATATGGTGCAGGCAGGCAATGTGCTCGCAAGATCGATCTATACAGCTGATGGCCGTCCGTTGTTGAATACAGACGTCCAGCTTACGGTCGGGATGATCAGCACATTGCGCCGCCTGGGTGTGACGATGATCTATATTCAGGATAAACGCTTCCAAGACGTTGTCGTCGAAGAGGTAGTATCCGAAGAGACGAGGCGCGAGGCGTTAGGCAATTTATCCATTGCTGTACAGTGCATCCAAGGCGGAAATGAATTCGATTCCAAGATGATGTCGCAAACGACGAGTGGGATCATCGACGAGCTGATCAAGAACAGAAAGGTTCTGGTCAACTTGACTGACATCCGCACGGTGGACAACCGTCTGTTCGTCCATTCGCTCAACGTCTGCATTCTGTCGGTGGTCGTCGGGATCGCGATGCGTTTCAACCGCGCGCAGTTGTCCGATTTGGCGGTCGGTGCCTTGTTGCATGATATCGGCAAGGTCGAAGTGCCAGACACGGAGAAAAAGCAGGAAGAGAGCGATATGCCAAAAGGGCTCTCCAACGACGAAAAGCATACGTGGCGCGGTTACAAGCGGTTGCGCAAGAAGAATGACATCTCGATCGTTGCCGCGCACTGTGCCTTGCAACATCACGAGTTTATTGATGGCTCCGGATTTCCGCGCGGGTTGAAGGAAGAAGAAATCCATCTGTTTGCCAGGATCGTCGCTGTCGCCAACGAATTTGACAATCTGATCTCTGGTGACGAGGATCGACTGCCCATGCTCCCACATGAAGCGACCGAATATTTGATGAGTCTGGCTGGTAAGCAGTTTGACCATGAGGTGGTCATTCAGTTTCTGCGGGCGGTGGCCGTGTTCCCAACTGGGATGTCGGTGCGCTTGGATACGGGTCAGATCGGTGTGGTCGTCGGCCAGCACAAAGGGCTGCCGACCCGTCCCGTCGTGCGCGTCTTCACCAAGGAAGATGGCGACTGGGACTCGCACAATGTCAAGGAAGTCGATTTGGCGCAAGAGACTACCGTATTTATTAAAAAAGTACTGCAAGAGTAA
- a CDS encoding sensor histidine kinase, whose amino-acid sequence MKLKKRLVNMYGGLFTGGVLVSAWVGVAAGQRTSGSGELLWVLLFVLWMIGMTAVYLMARWSARPLEALAEQTTVKLALADHAPRWSADGMEELEPIAQMLNRMEQELSRGSRSRDQLVADVAHELRTPLAILRGQLESMLEGKVELAPEQLVPLLDETTRLTRLVQDLQQLSLAKAGALPLQRTWVPFAELLAEITSVLELEAELKGTTLAMTGSVQEEVYCDRVRIKQVLINLLGNAIRYTPPEGRVEVSVSVGLGKVQVVVRDDGPGIPPESLPYLFDRFYRVEGSRNRQSGGMGLGLAIAKEFVEAHSGRLQVKSELGEGTAFTLILPLFPVS is encoded by the coding sequence ATGAAGCTGAAGAAACGGCTGGTCAACATGTACGGTGGCCTGTTCACCGGTGGTGTGCTCGTCTCGGCTTGGGTCGGGGTAGCGGCGGGACAGCGGACGTCTGGGAGCGGTGAGTTGCTCTGGGTGCTGCTGTTCGTGCTGTGGATGATCGGGATGACGGCTGTGTATCTCATGGCCCGCTGGAGCGCACGCCCGTTGGAAGCGCTGGCGGAGCAGACCACAGTGAAACTGGCGCTAGCGGATCACGCGCCGAGATGGAGCGCGGACGGGATGGAAGAGTTGGAGCCGATCGCTCAGATGCTCAACCGGATGGAGCAGGAACTGTCGCGCGGTTCGCGCTCGCGGGATCAGTTGGTCGCCGATGTGGCGCATGAACTGCGCACGCCGCTTGCGATCTTGCGCGGACAGTTGGAGTCGATGCTGGAAGGCAAGGTGGAACTGGCGCCGGAGCAGTTGGTGCCGCTGTTGGATGAAACGACTCGTCTGACCCGGCTGGTGCAGGACTTGCAGCAGTTGTCGCTGGCCAAAGCGGGGGCGTTACCGTTGCAGCGGACGTGGGTACCGTTTGCCGAACTGCTCGCGGAGATCACCAGCGTGCTGGAGCTGGAAGCGGAGTTGAAAGGGACGACGCTTGCCATGACCGGGTCTGTACAGGAAGAGGTCTATTGTGACCGCGTGCGGATCAAGCAGGTGCTGATCAATCTGCTCGGCAATGCGATCCGTTACACGCCGCCAGAAGGCCGAGTGGAGGTGAGCGTGAGCGTGGGTCTGGGAAAGGTGCAGGTCGTGGTGCGCGACGATGGGCCGGGTATTCCGCCAGAAAGCCTGCCCTATCTGTTCGACCGCTTCTACCGCGTCGAGGGCTCGCGCAACCGCCAGTCGGGGGGAATGGGGCTCGGGCTTGCGATCGCCAAAGAGTTTGTCGAAGCGCACAGCGGAAGGTTGCAGGTGAAAAGTGAGCTCGGTGAAGGCACTGCTTTTACGCTGATCCTGCCGCTGTTTCCCGTATCTTGA
- a CDS encoding lamin tail domain-containing protein, protein MKKNKLLGAAMLAVALVGTAALPTGFNHANAASNIVINEVMWNQTSGGEWVELYNPTSAAIDVSGLLLSDNEGTDTAEGEYWIPTGTSIPAGGYLTIGASNSSATLKWTSTGPAFSNSGDGVYLVRDSNKDGMWSAADKIDGFEFITSWGGNGNGYSLERKSADGTSTLQATWGQSTALNGTPNAKNSISTDSGGGDGGTTPPQTGGNKVVLFDNAHCNTCGNADWVINGAYSDFATALRNAGYTVRENTAPITSTVLSGVDVLVLPEPNTNFTAAEKTAINNFVLNSGKGLYIISDHIVSDRNNDGWDSVEIFNGYLQGQYNAANEWIGKSFGFRVNENDITQEPMTDVRAHAITNGVTSVAAWNGATFTITNSTYAKGLVYLTDTSVGPYVVASQLPSGGRVSAIGDSSPYNDGSGLTSVANYNSWPQYGHAKLAVNTVKWLAKDL, encoded by the coding sequence ATGAAAAAGAACAAGCTGTTAGGCGCTGCGATGCTGGCCGTTGCTTTGGTGGGCACGGCCGCTCTTCCTACTGGTTTCAACCATGCGAACGCGGCGAGCAACATCGTGATCAACGAAGTGATGTGGAATCAAACTTCGGGCGGGGAATGGGTGGAACTGTACAATCCGACGTCCGCTGCGATCGACGTATCCGGGCTCCTTCTGTCGGACAACGAAGGCACCGACACCGCGGAAGGTGAATATTGGATTCCGACAGGCACTTCCATTCCGGCAGGCGGCTATCTGACCATCGGGGCTTCCAATTCGTCCGCTACGCTGAAGTGGACTTCGACCGGACCTGCTTTTTCCAACTCCGGCGACGGCGTGTATCTTGTGCGCGACAGCAACAAAGACGGCATGTGGAGTGCTGCCGACAAGATCGACGGCTTTGAATTCATTACTTCTTGGGGCGGCAATGGCAACGGCTACTCCTTGGAGCGCAAATCGGCAGACGGTACTTCTACACTGCAGGCTACCTGGGGCCAATCGACCGCGCTGAACGGGACACCGAACGCGAAAAACTCGATCAGCACCGACAGTGGCGGCGGAGATGGTGGCACGACTCCACCTCAGACTGGCGGCAACAAGGTCGTTCTGTTTGACAACGCGCACTGCAACACCTGTGGCAATGCGGACTGGGTGATCAACGGTGCGTACTCCGATTTTGCAACCGCGCTGCGCAACGCAGGCTACACCGTTCGTGAAAATACGGCGCCGATCACCTCTACCGTCTTGAGCGGTGTGGACGTGCTTGTGTTGCCGGAGCCGAACACGAACTTCACAGCGGCGGAGAAGACTGCGATCAACAACTTTGTTTTGAACAGCGGCAAAGGTCTTTACATCATTTCTGACCATATCGTGTCCGACCGCAACAATGACGGATGGGACTCGGTGGAGATTTTCAACGGGTACCTGCAAGGTCAGTACAATGCTGCGAACGAGTGGATCGGCAAGTCGTTCGGTTTCCGCGTCAATGAAAATGACATCACGCAAGAGCCGATGACCGATGTGCGCGCCCACGCGATTACAAATGGCGTGACAAGCGTTGCCGCTTGGAACGGAGCGACATTCACAATCACCAACTCGACCTATGCCAAAGGTCTCGTCTACCTGACCGACACATCGGTCGGCCCGTATGTGGTGGCGTCCCAGCTTCCGTCTGGCGGCCGTGTATCTGCGATTGGCGACTCCTCGCCCTACAACGATGGCTCCGGTTTGACTTCGGTTGCGAACTACAACTCTTGGCCGCAATACGGTCATGCCAAGCTTGCTGTGAACACGGTGAAATGGCTGGCGAAAGACCTGTAG
- a CDS encoding SDR family NAD(P)-dependent oxidoreductase has protein sequence MSRGKGQVAVITGASNGIGAASALALASEGFQVALGARSVDKLDEVAQAIAKETGVQPFVMTLDVRNEADVKHFVAAVVEKYGRIDVLVNNAGLAKGVSNVIDEADTTNWDQMIDTNVKGLLLMTRESVPHMIKGGNGHVINLGSIAGHQAYAGGAVYCATKFAVRAITDSLRQELLGLPIRVTTVDPGMVNTGFSLVRLGDQEQADQVYAGMTPLTAEDIADCVAFAATRPKHVNIDTIIVKPTDQAGAGKVARRL, from the coding sequence ATGAGCAGAGGCAAGGGGCAAGTAGCGGTGATCACCGGGGCGTCGAACGGAATTGGTGCGGCCAGTGCGCTGGCTTTGGCGAGCGAAGGATTCCAAGTCGCGCTGGGCGCACGCAGCGTGGACAAACTGGACGAAGTGGCACAGGCGATCGCAAAGGAGACCGGAGTGCAGCCGTTTGTCATGACGCTCGATGTGCGCAACGAGGCGGATGTGAAACATTTTGTCGCCGCCGTGGTTGAAAAGTATGGGCGCATCGACGTGTTAGTGAACAACGCAGGTCTGGCCAAAGGCGTGTCGAACGTGATCGATGAAGCGGATACAACCAATTGGGATCAGATGATCGACACCAATGTCAAAGGCTTGCTGTTGATGACCCGGGAGAGCGTGCCGCATATGATCAAAGGCGGCAACGGGCATGTGATCAATCTCGGTTCGATCGCCGGGCATCAAGCGTATGCGGGTGGCGCAGTGTATTGTGCGACCAAGTTTGCTGTGCGAGCGATCACCGATTCGCTGCGTCAGGAACTGCTTGGACTGCCGATTCGCGTGACGACTGTCGATCCAGGCATGGTCAACACCGGATTCTCGTTGGTCCGCTTGGGCGATCAGGAGCAGGCAGATCAGGTCTATGCCGGGATGACGCCGCTAACGGCGGAAGACATCGCAGACTGTGTTGCCTTTGCGGCGACCCGTCCCAAACATGTCAACATCGACACGATCATCGTCAAGCCGACCGATCAGGCAGGAGCGGGGAAAGTGGCACGTCGCTTGTAA
- a CDS encoding response regulator transcription factor: protein MAGTILVVDDEATLRGIVRNYMEQEGFTVLESSDGAEALAVLRQREVDLVLLDWMMPGMSGLDTCRKVREFSEVPIIFLTAKTDEFDKLLGLELGADDYITKPFSLRELVARVRVVLRRLQKANQGGAPTQEKQKEQLVRGPLLVDLGKHAVWLDGAAVTLTPTEFNLLVTLASAPGRVYSRLQLLESALGEEYAGYERSIDTHISNLRKKIERDPGQPKLILTVFGVGYKFGESI from the coding sequence ATGGCTGGCACGATCTTGGTGGTTGATGATGAGGCGACTTTGCGGGGGATTGTGCGCAACTATATGGAGCAGGAAGGGTTTACTGTATTGGAATCGAGCGACGGTGCAGAGGCGCTCGCCGTGCTTCGACAGCGTGAGGTCGATCTGGTCTTGCTCGACTGGATGATGCCAGGGATGAGCGGGCTGGACACCTGTCGTAAGGTGCGTGAATTTTCGGAGGTGCCGATCATCTTTTTGACGGCGAAGACGGACGAGTTCGACAAACTGCTCGGGTTGGAACTGGGGGCAGACGACTATATCACCAAACCGTTTTCGCTCAGGGAGTTGGTGGCCCGCGTGCGGGTCGTGCTACGTCGGCTACAAAAAGCGAATCAAGGAGGAGCTCCTACGCAAGAGAAACAGAAGGAGCAGTTGGTGCGCGGGCCCTTGCTCGTCGATCTTGGCAAGCACGCAGTTTGGCTCGATGGTGCGGCAGTGACGCTCACGCCGACCGAGTTCAACCTGCTCGTCACGCTCGCATCTGCACCGGGCCGCGTGTACAGCCGACTCCAACTGCTGGAGAGTGCGCTGGGTGAAGAGTATGCCGGATATGAACGGTCGATCGATACGCACATTTCCAATCTGCGCAAGAAGATCGAGCGCGATCCCGGTCAGCCCAAGCTGATCTTGACCGTGTTCGGGGTGGGCTACAAGTTTGGGGAATCGATATGA
- a CDS encoding enoyl-CoA hydratase-related protein, giving the protein MALEHLLFEVKDGIATIILNRPEARNAFSIPMIEAWVQALEECRDRTDIRVVVLTANGRAFCAGGDVKAMREGRGFLEPGESELDTYSTGLARKNSLWKLIQRVPLTLEQVDKPVIAAVNGDAIGAGCDMALMCDLRVAADTARFAEAYVKLGIVPGDGGAYYLPRLVGMPKALELLLTGDMIDAQEALRIGMVNRVVSADQLLEETYRLARKIADQPPVAVQLIKRAAYQSATADLRTALDLVSSHMAVVTETEDHQEAVQALLEKRPGVYKGR; this is encoded by the coding sequence GTGGCGTTGGAACATTTATTGTTTGAGGTCAAGGATGGCATCGCAACGATCATCTTGAATCGGCCCGAGGCTCGCAATGCCTTTTCGATCCCGATGATCGAGGCGTGGGTGCAGGCGCTTGAGGAGTGCCGCGACCGCACAGACATTCGCGTGGTCGTGCTGACGGCGAACGGCAGGGCGTTTTGTGCGGGCGGCGATGTGAAGGCGATGCGCGAAGGGCGCGGCTTTTTGGAGCCGGGCGAGTCGGAGTTGGATACGTACAGCACAGGCTTAGCGCGGAAAAATTCGCTCTGGAAGCTGATCCAGCGCGTACCGCTGACACTGGAGCAGGTCGATAAGCCGGTGATCGCGGCGGTGAACGGCGATGCGATCGGCGCAGGTTGTGATATGGCGCTCATGTGTGATTTGCGGGTCGCGGCCGATACCGCACGCTTTGCGGAGGCGTATGTGAAATTGGGCATCGTACCGGGAGATGGTGGGGCCTATTATCTGCCGCGTTTGGTCGGGATGCCAAAAGCGTTGGAGTTGCTGTTGACCGGAGATATGATCGATGCGCAGGAAGCGTTGCGCATCGGCATGGTCAACCGCGTCGTTTCGGCAGACCAACTGCTGGAAGAGACGTATCGCTTGGCGCGCAAGATCGCAGACCAGCCGCCAGTGGCGGTGCAGTTGATCAAACGGGCGGCTTATCAGAGTGCCACTGCCGATCTGCGGACGGCGCTCGATCTGGTGTCTTCGCACATGGCTGTTGTGACCGAGACGGAGGACCACCAAGAAGCAGTACAGGCGTTGCTTGAGAAGCGCCCCGGCGTATATAAAGGGAGATAA
- a CDS encoding ABC transporter permease, protein MIFTLLLSLLLLWVLWKTYRTAGNAPHLRRMAWRNLVQHKQTTVLTVLGAMIGTALITSALLFQHSIERSGDDLLEQQFGRIGYDVPATGQLKLGADFFDEQVVDLLRRSIEQDQVQDVERLLPTIGLVTELRKTDTFGRTVLLQPGIYVQGFDQQLAREFDARAMQDVPDIGANEIVLSQPVAKRLEVAAGDVVMLQGAAYRVRAVVAERGLTGYRGIGQAQGTALVAMETARKLSEVPEGQYTNLLLSHKQYLFSSGRIGNSSAVLFMTDRDLHGVEVRGLAEQGLDHSMKLLPIFTIASWNAIAIGMMLIVNIFKMIAEERRQELGVLRALGMTRTDLAGLLRLEGTYYALLSGTIGALVGIGISYGMLLTTGDLFASALTQLEGLQIEYHFKLGFSPLMKGFALGVLLIEFCSWRVAKQVSDMSIIDALDATVDKAGGRIGHDRRTLLHTSLYLVAAVVTVGLFFLTLTDSFRTGLPEQAPGMFPLLLFVLGLFWTMVGAVLLTRSFGTVSVVVQQLLAPFGRTVALLRLALRYPILQRTRTMLVVLMFALVFFLTALSGVFNETLSAQFAAYDVRPILGGYDLMASVEGKRLSSVELRTALDRSCELDDNSVEAVASVWQVALSGASDPVPIDQNDPKINGIDLSFAEQTTLSLSERDPQYRSDREAWLAVASNPNVMIVSQRDVRGHQVGDLAYQRSSTDGWIHKRIIGIAAYDVKSYTFSSLSGVFVKQSEIEQYASDRKLIASELLLRLQEEQATAETLSSVEKALALQGIYPLRIPKQEFALNAAYPQMLLNLFESFSLLAALIGSGGLTIIMMRVIRERRQQIGMLRAIGVRPSLIYWSILVEGFLIGMLGITLGTVIGSYVGSIMSELFANGDAVTILFPYGKLSLYVGGTLLIVLLGTMLPARQVFRMPPAEATKYVGS, encoded by the coding sequence ATGATCTTCACTCTGCTCCTGAGCCTGCTGTTGTTGTGGGTGCTCTGGAAGACCTATCGCACAGCGGGCAACGCGCCGCATCTGCGGCGGATGGCGTGGCGCAATCTGGTCCAGCACAAGCAGACGACTGTGCTGACCGTGCTCGGCGCGATGATCGGAACGGCGTTGATCACCTCCGCCCTGTTGTTTCAACACTCGATTGAACGCAGCGGTGACGACCTGTTGGAACAGCAGTTTGGCCGCATCGGGTACGATGTGCCAGCAACGGGTCAGCTCAAGCTTGGCGCTGACTTTTTTGATGAACAGGTGGTCGATCTGTTACGCCGATCGATTGAACAGGATCAAGTGCAGGATGTGGAGCGGTTGCTTCCGACGATCGGCTTGGTGACGGAGCTTCGCAAAACGGATACGTTCGGACGAACGGTGTTGTTGCAGCCGGGCATTTATGTGCAGGGATTTGATCAGCAGTTGGCGCGGGAGTTTGATGCGCGGGCGATGCAGGACGTGCCGGACATAGGAGCGAATGAGATCGTTTTGTCTCAGCCAGTGGCGAAGCGGTTGGAGGTCGCAGCAGGCGATGTGGTGATGCTGCAAGGGGCTGCATATCGCGTACGGGCGGTGGTGGCGGAGCGCGGGTTGACCGGGTATCGCGGCATCGGGCAGGCGCAAGGGACAGCGCTGGTCGCGATGGAGACCGCTCGCAAGCTGAGCGAAGTGCCGGAGGGGCAGTATACGAATCTGCTCTTGTCCCACAAACAGTACCTGTTCAGCTCAGGGCGGATCGGAAACAGTTCGGCTGTTCTGTTCATGACGGACCGCGACCTACATGGCGTAGAGGTGCGCGGGCTTGCCGAACAGGGTCTGGATCATTCGATGAAGCTGTTGCCGATTTTCACCATCGCGTCGTGGAATGCGATTGCGATCGGGATGATGCTGATTGTGAACATCTTTAAGATGATCGCAGAAGAACGCAGGCAGGAACTTGGCGTCTTGCGGGCGCTGGGCATGACGCGCACAGACCTCGCTGGGCTCTTGCGACTGGAAGGAACGTACTATGCCCTGCTGTCCGGCACGATAGGAGCCCTCGTCGGGATTGGGATCTCCTATGGTATGTTGCTTACGACTGGCGACCTGTTCGCCAGCGCGTTGACTCAGTTGGAAGGCTTGCAGATCGAGTATCACTTCAAGCTAGGTTTCTCACCGCTGATGAAGGGCTTTGCGTTGGGTGTACTCCTGATCGAATTCTGCTCGTGGCGGGTGGCTAAACAGGTGTCCGACATGTCGATCATTGACGCGCTGGATGCCACAGTAGACAAGGCGGGTGGGCGGATCGGCCATGACAGGCGCACCTTGCTTCACACCAGTCTGTATCTGGTTGCGGCTGTCGTGACGGTGGGCCTCTTTTTCCTGACGCTTACCGATTCATTTCGGACGGGGTTGCCAGAGCAGGCGCCTGGTATGTTTCCGCTGTTGCTGTTTGTTCTCGGTTTATTCTGGACGATGGTCGGCGCGGTGTTGCTCACAAGGTCGTTTGGTACGGTATCAGTGGTAGTGCAACAGTTATTGGCTCCATTTGGGCGGACGGTTGCCTTGTTGCGGCTGGCGCTACGCTATCCGATTCTGCAACGAACGCGGACGATGTTGGTGGTCTTGATGTTTGCACTGGTGTTTTTCTTGACCGCACTGTCTGGGGTGTTTAATGAGACGTTATCCGCGCAGTTTGCCGCCTACGATGTCCGTCCCATTTTGGGCGGGTATGATCTGATGGCATCTGTGGAAGGAAAGCGCCTGAGTTCCGTAGAACTGCGAACCGCGCTCGACAGATCGTGCGAGTTGGACGACAACAGTGTAGAGGCGGTTGCGTCGGTCTGGCAGGTGGCGTTATCCGGAGCGAGTGATCCGGTGCCGATCGACCAAAACGATCCGAAGATCAACGGGATCGATCTTTCGTTTGCTGAGCAGACCACGCTGTCTTTGAGCGAACGCGATCCACAGTATCGGAGCGATCGCGAAGCGTGGCTAGCAGTGGCGAGCAATCCGAATGTGATGATCGTTTCACAGCGCGACGTCCGAGGGCATCAGGTGGGCGATCTTGCGTATCAGCGATCGAGTACGGACGGTTGGATTCACAAGCGCATCATCGGGATCGCTGCGTATGATGTAAAGAGCTATACTTTCTCGAGCTTGTCAGGCGTGTTCGTCAAGCAGAGCGAGATCGAACAGTACGCGTCCGATCGGAAGTTGATCGCAAGCGAGCTACTGCTACGCTTGCAAGAGGAGCAGGCTACAGCCGAGACGCTAAGTAGTGTTGAAAAAGCGTTGGCCCTGCAAGGCATCTATCCACTGCGCATCCCGAAACAGGAATTTGCGCTCAACGCTGCGTATCCGCAGATGCTGCTCAATCTGTTCGAAAGCTTCTCGTTGTTGGCCGCTTTGATCGGGAGCGGCGGTCTGACCATCATCATGATGCGAGTGATTCGCGAACGCAGGCAACAGATCGGGATGCTCAGGGCGATCGGCGTGCGGCCGAGCTTGATCTACTGGAGCATTTTGGTGGAAGGCTTTTTGATCGGGATGCTCGGGATCACGCTGGGAACGGTGATCGGCTCCTATGTCGGATCGATCATGAGCGAACTGTTTGCCAATGGTGATGCGGTGACGATCTTGTTTCCTTACGGCAAGCTCAGCCTGTATGTTGGCGGTACTCTCTTGATCGTGTTGCTCGGAACGATGTTGCCTGCGCGTCAGGTGTTCCGAATGCCACCAGCCGAAGCGACAAAATATGTCGGATCGTGA
- a CDS encoding ABC transporter ATP-binding protein, which translates to MFEVHKLWKLYGKGETQVEALRGVSLTIEPGEMIAVMGPSGCGKTTLLNCMSGIETVTSGQVLIEGQNLQAMREVQRDLYRAEQMGFVFQNYNLIPVLTAVENVELPLLTQRVPVKVARKRAEEALTRVGLHERFQHLPSELSGGQHQRVALARAIVNRPKVIWADEPTGALDRVTTELVLDLFDHLNRVDGIAFVIVTHNPEVAERAHRVIYMDSGQIVQERVTKRERSGPR; encoded by the coding sequence ATGTTTGAAGTACACAAACTGTGGAAGCTGTATGGCAAAGGGGAAACACAGGTCGAAGCGTTGCGCGGTGTGTCGCTGACGATCGAGCCAGGTGAGATGATCGCGGTGATGGGTCCATCCGGATGTGGCAAGACGACGCTTCTCAATTGCATGTCGGGCATCGAAACGGTTACGTCAGGGCAGGTGCTGATCGAAGGCCAGAATCTGCAGGCGATGCGCGAGGTGCAGCGCGATCTGTATCGGGCGGAGCAGATGGGCTTTGTTTTTCAAAATTACAACCTGATTCCGGTGCTGACGGCGGTGGAAAATGTGGAGTTGCCCTTGCTGACTCAACGAGTTCCGGTCAAAGTCGCTCGCAAGCGGGCGGAGGAGGCATTGACCCGCGTAGGGTTGCACGAGCGATTTCAGCACCTTCCGAGCGAGTTGTCCGGCGGCCAGCACCAACGGGTGGCGCTGGCTCGGGCGATCGTCAACCGACCCAAAGTGATCTGGGCCGATGAGCCAACCGGGGCGCTCGACCGTGTGACGACCGAGTTGGTGCTCGATCTGTTCGACCATCTGAATCGGGTGGACGGCATCGCCTTTGTGATCGTGACGCACAATCCAGAAGTGGCAGAGCGGGCGCATCGCGTGATCTACATGGACAGCGGGCAGATTGTGCAGGAGCGGGTGACGAAGCGTGAGAGGAGTGGGCCGCGATGA
- a CDS encoding nitroreductase family protein, whose product MEVTTGQMKRETAIQLYEAIEHRHSVRSYTGEALPAMEREKLVQFLQNGWEAYPGARTRVVLLEGVATTGKIFKGFLGSYGAVQNAPAMICMIANVEDPFFYEATGYMGEQCVLYATRLGFDTCWIGGFFRPEEAGKLIGLEKGERVLAVSPVGFAKKDGMSSLYEGLFKFGTKRGARKSLDKISYLEDVVPPRWFDRGLEAVQVAPSSYNKQPWQLFYHRDGRISMSSLEAYKDKKPVYRGAPNSSRLCCGIAMLHFKATVRALGIEGKWIPDDEFANPIATYFLAEHDMELVE is encoded by the coding sequence ATGGAAGTAACGACAGGGCAGATGAAGCGGGAAACTGCGATTCAATTATATGAGGCGATTGAACACCGACACTCGGTGAGATCTTATACAGGGGAAGCACTCCCCGCGATGGAACGGGAGAAACTGGTTCAATTTTTGCAAAATGGCTGGGAAGCGTATCCTGGTGCGCGCACGAGAGTTGTGTTGCTCGAAGGCGTGGCGACGACCGGGAAAATTTTCAAAGGATTCCTCGGCAGTTATGGCGCGGTGCAGAACGCTCCGGCCATGATCTGCATGATCGCGAATGTGGAAGACCCATTTTTCTATGAGGCGACCGGCTATATGGGCGAGCAGTGCGTGCTCTACGCGACGCGACTCGGCTTTGACACTTGCTGGATCGGCGGTTTTTTCCGACCAGAAGAGGCCGGGAAACTGATCGGACTGGAAAAAGGCGAGCGGGTGCTGGCCGTGTCACCTGTTGGCTTTGCGAAAAAAGATGGCATGAGTTCGCTGTACGAAGGCTTGTTTAAGTTTGGGACGAAGCGAGGCGCCAGAAAGTCGCTGGACAAAATCTCCTATTTGGAAGATGTGGTACCGCCGCGTTGGTTTGATCGGGGCTTAGAAGCGGTGCAGGTCGCGCCGTCGTCCTATAACAAGCAACCGTGGCAGTTGTTTTATCATCGGGATGGGCGCATTTCGATGTCGAGCTTGGAAGCGTATAAGGATAAGAAGCCAGTTTATCGTGGTGCACCCAATTCGAGCCGCCTGTGCTGTGGGATTGCGATGTTGCATTTTAAAGCGACGGTGCGCGCGCTGGGGATTGAAGGGAAATGGATACCGGACGATGAGTTCGCCAATCCGATCGCGACCTATTTTCTGGCGGAGCATGACATGGAATTGGTGGAGTGA